In the candidate division WOR-3 bacterium genome, AATGGGAAGCCCTTCATTCACCTAATGAGATAATTTTTTCTAATGTCTTAGTTACCCCGGATAAATCGGTCTATTGGGTCGGGAAAGATGGCGAATGTCCACCAAGAGGTTATAACCATTCCGGAGAGTGGTGGCTGGGGAAGAAAGACGAGGCCGGTAAAGAAATTCCTCCCTCCCATCCCAATGCCCGCTTCGCCATAGAGCTAGAGCGATTGAAAAATTGTGATCCAAAACTGGAAGATCCAAAAGGTGTTTTAATTAAAGGTATCGTTTATGGAGGTCGGGATTCGGATACTTCTTTTCCGGTAGAGGAAGCCTTTAATTGGGAACACGGCATCATCACCAAAGGTGCTTCCTTAGAGTCGGAAACAACCGCTGCCACTTTGGACCAGGTGGGGGTGCGGAAACTTAACCCAATGTCAAATCTCGACTTTTTGCCGATTCTTTTAGGTGATTATATCAAGATGAATCTTGACTTCGGAAGGGATTTGAAAAGCCCACCGAAAATTTTTGGCGTCAACTATTTCTTAAAAGACCAAAATGGTAAATACTTAAACGAAAAAGAGGATAAGCGAGTTTGGTTTAAGTGGATGGAGTTGAGAGTGAATAACGAAATTCCCGCAATTAAAACCCCAACCGGTTATATCCCGAGATACGAAGACTTAAAAAGGTTATTCCGAGAAGTCTTAAATAAAGAATATTCTCTGGATAGTTATCATAAGCAATTTCTTTTAAGAATACCGGAGAATTTGGCAAGGATTGAAAGGGTCTTAAATATCTACGAAAAAGAGGAGAAGATTCCCGAAATTCTCTTTTTAATCCTTAAAGAGCAGAAAGGAAGACTTCTGGCGGCAAGAAAAACCTTTGGTGATTACATCCTGCCAGAGAAATTTGCTATCTAAGAATCGCCTTCCTTCTCTCTTCCCCGACCGTGTTTTATGATATCACCTTTTGTTATGTAAATTACATCCTCGGCGATATTGGTCGCTAAATCGGCAATCCGCTCTAAATTCCGAGTGATCAGAATTAGAGAGAAACTCCTTTCTATGGTATTGGGGTCGGACATCATAAAGGTCAATAGTTCCCGAAAAATTTGGTCGCGCATCCCATCCACCTCATCATCCCTCTGGCAAACATTTCGGGCTAATTCGCTATCATTGGTTAAGAAGGCAGTCAAACTATCTTTTAACATACCGATCGCCATTTCCGCCATCCTTGGTATATCAATCAGGCGCTTCACATAAGGTTTCGGAATGAGGGCAAGCGCCGCCTCTGAGATATTCACCGCGTGATCACCGATCCTTTCTAAATCGTTATTAATTTTAATCACCATTATTAGGGTGCGCAGCGGGGTGGCTTCAGGCTGATGGAGGGCGATAATCTTTATCGCCTCTTCTTCAATAAGAATCTCATACTCGTTCGCCTTTTTCTCGTCAACCTCAATCACCTCCCGAGCGAGCTTCTCATCTTTTTCCAAGAGGGCTTTGATACTTTTTCCCACCATCTCCTGAACCAAAACCGCTGATTGGAGGAGTTTATCTTTTAAACTATTTACCTTTTCTTCTAAGTTCATAATCTTAGCGGGCGGACCGTAAGCCGGATTCTGTTTTAGCGGTCATTTATCTAAGCGGCCAACCCGGAAGTAAAGCGAGGGGGCAATCCTCTCCTTCCTGTTCGGCCTTGCTTGCGGTGGGGTTTGCCCAACACCAAAGTTGCCTCTGGTGCTGGTGCGCTCTTACCGCACCTTTTCACCCTTACCTCGCCACCAAGTGGCGGGCGGTATCGTTTCTGTGGCACTTTCCGTCTCTTTTGGGTCACCACAAAAGAGCCCAGCCTTACGACTGGCACCGCTTGCCCACAAGTCCGGACTTTCCTCCCCGAATCATTTAATTCGGAGCGAC is a window encoding:
- the phoU gene encoding phosphate signaling complex protein PhoU, which translates into the protein MNLEEKVNSLKDKLLQSAVLVQEMVGKSIKALLEKDEKLAREVIEVDEKKANEYEILIEEEAIKIIALHQPEATPLRTLIMVIKINNDLERIGDHAVNISEAALALIPKPYVKRLIDIPRMAEMAIGMLKDSLTAFLTNDSELARNVCQRDDEVDGMRDQIFRELLTFMMSDPNTIERSFSLILITRNLERIADLATNIAEDVIYITKGDIIKHGRGREKEGDS